A portion of the Adhaeribacter radiodurans genome contains these proteins:
- a CDS encoding IS982 family transposase — protein MDDFFHSIGRKEDIHCKLSDAELLTTALLAARYFYGNLHSACGYMQEHHGVKMIDKSGFTRRLHQLQDQLTTLFLALGNTLKELNTSCRYLIDSFPVAVCDNIRIPRCRLLQGEAYRGKNASKRRYFYGFKVQIITTEDGLPVQFYIHAGSFADVKAFQTMTVDLPEQSQLYGDSAYTCYELEDLFYQCEQVKLQICRKTNSQRKDLPHQVFLKNYYRKLIETTFSGITSFFPKKIHAVTPKGFILKIILFIFAYTLNQVI, from the coding sequence ATCGATGATTTCTTTCATAGCATCGGGCGAAAAGAGGATATCCACTGTAAGCTTTCCGATGCCGAGCTCCTCACGACGGCTCTTCTGGCGGCTCGCTATTTCTATGGCAATCTTCATTCCGCTTGTGGATACATGCAAGAGCACCATGGCGTTAAGATGATTGATAAATCCGGCTTTACCCGTCGCTTGCACCAACTCCAGGATCAATTAACCACTCTATTTCTCGCTTTAGGTAACACGCTTAAAGAGCTGAATACTTCTTGCCGCTACTTAATTGATTCCTTTCCGGTGGCGGTTTGTGATAACATTCGTATTCCTCGCTGCCGTTTACTGCAAGGAGAAGCCTATCGGGGAAAGAATGCTAGTAAAAGGCGTTATTTCTATGGCTTCAAAGTTCAAATCATTACCACGGAAGATGGCCTGCCGGTACAATTCTATATTCATGCGGGTTCTTTCGCCGATGTAAAAGCTTTTCAGACGATGACTGTGGACTTACCGGAACAGAGTCAGCTTTATGGTGATAGTGCTTATACCTGCTATGAACTAGAAGACCTGTTCTACCAATGTGAACAGGTCAAGTTACAGATCTGCCGTAAGACTAACAGCCAAAGAAAGGATCTGCCGCACCAGGTTTTCTTAAAAAACTATTACCGAAAGCTGATTGAAACTACCTTTTCTGGTATCACCAGCTTCTTTCCCAAGAAAATCCATGCGGTTACCCCGAAAGGGTTCATCCTTAAAATTATCCTCTTTATCTTCGCCTATACCCTAAACCAAGTTATTTAA
- a CDS encoding IS3 family transposase (programmed frameshift) translates to MKKTRITESQIIKALQENESGQKTEDICRELEVSRATFYRWKSQYGGMEASDVKRLKELEEENARLKKMYADLSLDHSILKEVITKKGLGLWQQKQLTDEIISDYDLPVVRACHLTGLTRSQFYYKSCKDDSEVITALQELAAAHPAYGFRKLLAYLKRAGQPWNHKRVYRIYKLLKFNKKRKGKRRLPTRVKQPLLQPVEINSSWSMDFMSDSLASGNKFRTLNVLDDCNREALVIEIATSIAAKRVIRTLEQLIDWRGKPTAIRVDNGPEFTSVDFTNWCKEKEINIHYIQPGKPMQNGFIERFNGSYRREILDAYLFFELAEVRQLTENWLEEYNTRRPHEALGNLTPREWLLKKEVEIWKTYP, encoded by the exons ATGAAAAAGACAAGGATTACCGAGAGTCAGATTATCAAAGCACTGCAGGAGAATGAGTCGGGTCAGAAGACAGAAGACATTTGCCGGGAATTAGAAGTTAGCCGGGCTACCTTTTACCGGTGGAAGAGCCAATACGGAGGTATGGAAGCTTCGGATGTAAAGCGGCTCAAAGAGTTAGAAGAGGAGAATGCCCGATTAAAGAAAATGTATGCTGATTTAAGCTTGGATCATTCGATTCTGAAAGAAGTTATCACAAAAAAAG GGTTGGGGCTCTGGCAGCAAAAGCAGTTAACCGATGAAATCATCTCGGACTACGACTTACCCGTTGTCAGGGCCTGCCACTTAACTGGTCTGACCCGTTCTCAATTTTATTACAAGAGCTGTAAAGATGATTCCGAAGTGATTACCGCCTTGCAGGAGTTAGCTGCTGCTCATCCAGCTTATGGTTTTCGGAAGCTGTTAGCTTATCTGAAAAGAGCCGGTCAGCCGTGGAATCACAAACGGGTATACCGGATCTATAAACTGTTAAAGTTCAACAAAAAGAGAAAAGGAAAACGTAGGCTACCAACCCGAGTAAAGCAACCATTGCTGCAGCCGGTAGAGATTAACAGTAGCTGGAGCATGGATTTTATGAGTGATAGCTTAGCATCAGGTAATAAGTTTCGGACCTTGAATGTGCTAGATGATTGTAACCGGGAAGCACTGGTCATTGAGATAGCAACTTCAATTGCCGCCAAAAGAGTGATTCGCACTCTGGAGCAGCTGATTGACTGGCGCGGTAAGCCAACGGCCATCCGGGTAGATAATGGCCCGGAGTTTACTAGTGTTGATTTTACGAACTGGTGTAAAGAAAAAGAAATTAACATCCATTATATTCAGCCGGGTAAACCCATGCAGAATGGCTTTATCGAACGCTTTAACGGCAGTTATCGCCGGGAAATATTAGATGCTTATCTGTTTTTTGAACTGGCGGAAGTCCGGCAACTGACAGAAAATTGGCTAGAAGAATATAATACCCGTAGGCCGCATGAAGCTTTAGGAAATCTGACCCCAAGGGAATGGCTCTTGAAAAAAGAAGTGGAAATATGGAAAACTTATCCCTGA
- a CDS encoding geranylgeranylglyceryl/heptaprenylglyceryl phosphate synthase — translation MPFSRIYEQIILKKQQRQRLFAVLLDPDNLTTAACEQLIELSHTYSIDYFLVGGSLITTQNQAPLISLLKQQSQIPVILFPSSSLHIDLQADGILLLSLISGRNPDFLIGQHVIAAPLLKASKLQILPTGYILVDSGQPTTASYMSGSMPLPRDKPNIAASTALAGELLGLHLMFLDAGSGAKNPVPAALIQAVQQAVEVPLIVGGGLNTAQKVVAALEAGADMIVIGNEIEKNPDFISTVAVAVNQFNSATLSNSY, via the coding sequence ATGCCGTTTAGCCGGATTTACGAACAAATAATACTTAAAAAACAACAGAGACAAAGATTATTTGCTGTACTGCTCGACCCTGATAACTTAACAACAGCGGCCTGTGAGCAACTTATTGAACTTAGCCATACCTATTCTATTGATTACTTTTTAGTAGGCGGCAGCTTGATTACCACTCAAAATCAGGCGCCGCTTATTTCTTTGCTTAAACAACAAAGCCAAATACCGGTAATTTTATTTCCTAGCAGTAGCCTGCACATAGACTTACAAGCCGACGGAATTTTATTGCTCTCCCTTATATCGGGCCGTAATCCTGATTTTTTAATTGGTCAGCATGTTATAGCGGCGCCCCTTCTTAAAGCCAGTAAGCTCCAGATTTTACCTACCGGTTATATTCTGGTAGATTCTGGTCAGCCAACCACTGCTTCGTACATGAGTGGTAGTATGCCTTTACCGCGTGATAAGCCTAATATTGCAGCTAGTACAGCTTTGGCCGGCGAGTTACTAGGGTTACATTTAATGTTTTTAGATGCGGGCAGCGGCGCAAAAAATCCGGTACCGGCTGCTCTTATTCAAGCGGTACAGCAGGCAGTAGAGGTTCCGCTAATTGTGGGTGGGGGATTAAATACCGCTCAAAAAGTAGTTGCCGCTTTAGAAGCCGGGGCAGATATGATTGTTATTGGAAACGAAATAGAAAAGAACCCGGATTTTATTAGTACAGTTGCTGTTGCTGTAAATCAATTTAACTCCGCAACTTTATCTAATTCTTATTAA
- a CDS encoding DUF4082 domain-containing protein codes for MLATLPGPGGPILIITSATNPFSSYTAEILQAEGLNEYSTFDITSVSSTMLNSYDVVIVGDIPLTDAQVTMLSNWANAGGMLITFSPDTKLASLLGINPTGSTMANKYILVNTATGPGKGIVNQTIQYQGTADLYTLNGATSLATLYSGATTATSNPAVTMRTVGTGTVVAFTYDLARSVVYIRQGNPAWAGTERDGEAGPIRSDDQYFPDWMNLSKVAIPAADEQQRLLVNIILENSRKPLPRFWFLPRGLKAVVVMTGDDHGNGGTKARFDQYMQKSADNSAEAVADWRAIRGSSYVFPGTPITDAQARTYEQQGFEIGLHVNTDCANYTAASLEQNLTTQLAQFKSIFPSVTAPVTNRTHCIAWSDWHTQAKLEVPKGIRLDANYYYWPAKWVQNRPGMFSGSGMPMRFAELNGTIIDCYQLVTQMTDESDQAFPFTVDQLLDRALGPEGYYGAFCANMHTDFNPSDGSDKIIASAIARNVPVISAKQLLTWLDGRNGSSFGAMSWNGEKLNFSISVASGARSLQGMLPITDKTGQLEGLTVNGTAVSYRIEKIKGIDYALFNCTPGNYVADYNSTSPPNQSPIVALTAPTNGAIFNAPASITITANASDTGGSISKVDFYSGTTLLGTDTSSPYSFTWSNVAAGTYSLIAKATDNGGATTASTSVNVTVNGVCPCTVFQPSEAPSGSAYNDGSQIVVGMKFRASINGSATGVRFYKQTNNTGTHTGQLYNSTGTLLAQATFINETASGWQEVNFSSPVTITANTTYIVAYHSVNGFYGGTNSYFGSTIDRPPLRALGSSEEAGNGVYAYGSGFPNQTFGASNYWVDVVFNNGAPPSNPAPTVAITSPANGATFTAPASITINANAADTSPGTVSKVDFYNGTTLLGTDVSSPYSFAWSNVAAGTYSLTARATDNGGTTTTSAVVSITVNGVANQPPTVSITSPANGATFTAPASITINANAADTSPGTVSKVDFYNGTTLLGTDVSSPYSFAWSNVAAGTYSLTARATDNGGTTTTSAAVSITVNGSNPPSTCPCTVFRPTDVPGGTIQNDGQSVQLGMKFRSSVNGNVTAVRFYKQTGNTGTHIGQLYSSTGTLLAQATFINETASGWQEVNFSSPVSITANTTYVITYHSSEGHYSVNDFGFTSSIVNGPLTGLQNGFDGRNGVYLYTATPAYPTENYEASNYYVDAVFNTVSSAASTASRLNIATPEVGAQVKLTQAEGMMVYPNPVTHKAKVQFVLVEGGAYTLDLYDAQGRLVKVLRQGKVNAGELNIIEVDGAKLAKGLYLVRLQTNTGAQTAKLLLDR; via the coding sequence TTGTTGGCTACCTTACCAGGACCTGGTGGGCCAATACTGATAATTACCTCAGCTACAAATCCTTTTAGTTCCTATACCGCCGAGATATTACAGGCCGAGGGTTTAAACGAGTATTCTACCTTTGATATAACATCAGTATCCTCTACCATGCTAAACAGTTATGATGTAGTAATAGTAGGTGATATACCTTTAACAGATGCGCAAGTTACTATGCTAAGTAATTGGGCTAATGCTGGAGGTATGTTAATTACTTTTAGCCCAGACACTAAGCTAGCATCATTATTAGGTATTAACCCTACTGGTAGCACAATGGCCAATAAATACATTCTGGTAAACACTGCAACCGGACCTGGGAAAGGCATTGTGAACCAAACAATACAGTATCAGGGCACAGCCGACCTTTATACTTTGAATGGAGCAACAAGTCTAGCAACTTTATACTCAGGTGCTACCACTGCAACATCTAACCCAGCAGTAACCATGCGAACTGTGGGTACAGGCACAGTAGTAGCGTTTACTTACGACTTAGCACGCTCGGTGGTGTATATACGCCAAGGAAATCCAGCTTGGGCTGGTACCGAAAGGGATGGTGAGGCAGGGCCCATCCGCTCAGATGACCAATATTTTCCGGATTGGATGAATTTGTCTAAAGTAGCTATTCCGGCAGCTGATGAGCAGCAACGGCTGTTAGTTAATATTATATTGGAAAACTCTCGCAAACCTTTACCCCGGTTCTGGTTTCTGCCTAGAGGCCTTAAAGCTGTGGTGGTAATGACCGGCGATGATCATGGCAATGGGGGAACAAAGGCACGATTTGATCAGTACATGCAGAAGAGTGCCGACAATAGCGCGGAAGCGGTGGCGGACTGGCGCGCGATACGCGGGTCTTCCTACGTTTTTCCGGGTACGCCTATTACAGATGCACAGGCTCGGACTTATGAGCAACAGGGTTTTGAGATTGGATTGCACGTAAATACAGATTGTGCCAACTACACGGCAGCTTCACTGGAACAGAATCTTACAACCCAGCTCGCCCAATTTAAATCTATTTTTCCAAGTGTTACCGCACCGGTAACTAACCGGACACACTGTATTGCCTGGAGCGACTGGCATACCCAAGCCAAATTAGAAGTCCCTAAGGGAATCAGGTTGGATGCAAACTATTACTACTGGCCAGCTAAATGGGTGCAGAACCGTCCGGGTATGTTTTCTGGTTCTGGTATGCCGATGCGCTTCGCTGAGCTTAATGGGACCATTATTGATTGTTATCAGCTGGTCACCCAAATGACCGATGAATCGGATCAGGCTTTCCCCTTTACTGTTGATCAATTGCTGGATAGAGCCTTAGGACCAGAGGGCTATTATGGTGCTTTCTGTGCCAATATGCATACCGATTTCAATCCATCTGATGGGTCAGATAAAATTATTGCTTCAGCCATAGCCCGCAATGTGCCGGTAATATCGGCTAAACAATTACTCACTTGGCTTGATGGACGGAATGGGTCATCTTTCGGAGCTATGAGTTGGAATGGCGAAAAACTGAACTTTTCCATTAGCGTAGCGAGTGGTGCCCGCAGCCTGCAAGGGATGCTGCCTATTACTGATAAAACAGGGCAGTTAGAGGGACTAACTGTAAACGGAACTGCCGTATCCTACAGAATAGAAAAGATCAAGGGAATAGACTATGCTTTGTTTAATTGTACCCCGGGTAATTATGTGGCAGATTATAATTCCACTTCCCCCCCAAACCAGTCACCAATAGTTGCTCTTACTGCACCGACTAATGGGGCTATCTTCAACGCGCCCGCTTCTATTACTATTACGGCTAATGCATCGGATACTGGTGGCTCGATCAGCAAGGTAGATTTCTATAGCGGTACCACCCTGCTGGGCACGGATACAAGCAGCCCATATAGCTTTACCTGGAGCAATGTGGCGGCGGGTACTTACTCGCTGATAGCGAAAGCCACTGATAACGGGGGCGCTACCACTGCTTCTACTTCGGTGAATGTAACGGTAAATGGTGTTTGTCCCTGCACTGTATTTCAGCCTTCTGAAGCTCCTTCTGGCAGTGCATATAATGATGGAAGTCAAATTGTGGTAGGCATGAAATTCCGCGCCTCAATTAACGGTTCCGCAACTGGTGTACGGTTTTACAAGCAGACCAACAATACCGGCACCCACACCGGGCAGCTTTACAATAGCACCGGCACGCTACTAGCGCAGGCTACGTTTATTAATGAAACAGCTTCGGGTTGGCAGGAGGTAAATTTCAGCTCACCAGTAACTATTACTGCTAATACTACTTACATAGTGGCTTACCATAGTGTTAATGGTTTTTATGGTGGCACTAATTCATACTTTGGATCAACAATTGACCGGCCCCCGTTGCGCGCATTAGGAAGTAGTGAAGAAGCCGGGAACGGGGTGTACGCATACGGCTCGGGATTCCCTAATCAAACTTTTGGGGCAAGTAACTATTGGGTCGACGTGGTATTTAACAATGGTGCTCCACCTTCTAATCCAGCCCCAACAGTGGCGATTACCTCACCGGCAAATGGGGCTACGTTTACGGCGCCCGCTTCCATTACCATCAATGCCAATGCGGCGGATACGAGTCCGGGCACAGTAAGCAAGGTAGATTTCTATAATGGTACCACCCTGTTGGGCACGGATGTCAGCAGCCCTTATAGCTTTGCTTGGAGCAATGTCGCGGCCGGCACTTACTCGCTCACGGCCCGGGCAACGGATAATGGCGGGACTACCACCACTTCAGCGGTCGTGAGTATAACGGTTAATGGAGTGGCTAACCAACCACCTACTGTTAGTATCACCTCACCGGCAAATGGGGCTACGTTTACGGCACCCGCTTCCATTACCATCAATGCCAATGCGGCGGATACGAGTCCGGGCACAGTAAGCAAGGTAGATTTCTATAATGGTACCACCCTGTTGGGCACGGATGTCAGTAGCCCTTATAGCTTTGCTTGGAGCAATGTCGCGGCCGGCACTTACTCGCTCACGGCCCGGGCAACGGATAATGGCGGGACTACCACCACTTCAGCGGCCGTGAGTATAACGGTTAATGGAAGTAACCCGCCCTCAACGTGCCCCTGCACGGTATTCCGGCCTACGGATGTGCCGGGTGGTACTATCCAGAATGATGGGCAGAGCGTGCAGTTGGGCATGAAGTTTCGTTCCTCGGTCAATGGAAATGTAACCGCTGTGCGCTTTTACAAGCAGACAGGCAATACCGGTACCCACATTGGGCAACTCTACAGCAGCACCGGCACACTGCTAGCGCAGGCTACGTTTATTAATGAGACAGCCTCAGGTTGGCAGGAGGTAAATTTCAGCTCACCAGTATCTATTACCGCTAATACCACCTATGTCATTACTTACCACAGTAGTGAGGGCCATTATTCTGTCAATGATTTTGGCTTTACTAGTTCCATTGTCAACGGGCCACTTACTGGCTTACAAAATGGGTTTGATGGCCGCAATGGAGTTTACCTGTATACAGCCACACCAGCCTACCCTACCGAGAACTACGAGGCCAGTAACTATTATGTGGACGCGGTATTTAACACTGTGAGTTCGGCGGCTAGTACCGCCTCCCGCCTAAACATTGCTACCCCAGAAGTAGGAGCACAAGTAAAGTTAACGCAAGCAGAAGGAATGATGGTTTATCCTAACCCGGTTACTCATAAGGCGAAGGTGCAGTTTGTGCTGGTGGAAGGTGGAGCTTACACCCTAGACCTCTACGATGCGCAAGGCAGGCTGGTCAAGGTGCTTAGGCAGGGAAAGGTCAACGCGGGAGAACTGAATATAATAGAAGTAGACGGAGCTAAACTGGCTAAAGGATTGTACCTGGTGCGGCTGCAGACTAACACTGGTGCTCAAACAGCTAAGCTTTTACTAGATCGGTAA
- a CDS encoding J domain-containing protein codes for MNQNYYTILEVNPSATAAEIKAAYKRLARQYHPDKHQGNQLFEEKFKIVNEAYQVLSDERKRALYDLRLRYMVLQLQAMQQAQYQAPIVTREPASYAERHYRNIPKREFQRKDIKIIIGIFIGIIIASLLVKLLMDHITGMSNYRAALQYTKTEQWSLAHSLLTKTIYFKPNFVDAYSRRARIEMNVYQNYPAAISDFNEAIKRTKQPSADLFYDKGRCYEKLRRDTLAETQMTKALQANQVFTPAYFERGMIRATLLNTYPQAIQDFDSFLKFPGTNAKMRNEALLYRGYCYYLLGKPDKSIPDYEQALTMDSQSGRLLYLLGKAYYDLDRKDEACTNFLKAYKRGYGSAAYDLYQYCKINVD; via the coding sequence TTGAATCAGAATTATTATACCATTTTAGAAGTAAATCCATCGGCTACGGCCGCCGAAATAAAAGCTGCTTATAAAAGGCTAGCCCGGCAATACCATCCGGATAAACACCAGGGGAACCAGTTATTCGAAGAAAAGTTTAAAATAGTAAACGAGGCATACCAGGTTTTATCTGACGAAAGAAAACGGGCGCTATACGATTTACGCTTACGATACATGGTGCTGCAATTACAAGCCATGCAGCAGGCGCAGTACCAAGCGCCCATTGTTACCCGCGAACCAGCTTCGTACGCCGAACGCCATTACCGTAATATTCCAAAAAGAGAGTTTCAGCGCAAGGACATTAAAATAATAATTGGCATTTTCATCGGAATAATTATAGCCAGTTTATTAGTAAAGCTGTTAATGGATCATATTACGGGAATGAGCAATTACCGCGCGGCTCTGCAATATACAAAAACGGAGCAATGGAGCCTGGCGCATAGCTTGCTTACCAAAACTATTTACTTTAAACCTAACTTTGTCGATGCTTACTCGCGGCGGGCACGCATTGAAATGAATGTTTATCAGAATTATCCGGCGGCTATCTCGGACTTTAATGAAGCCATAAAGCGAACCAAGCAACCAAGTGCCGATTTATTCTACGATAAAGGCAGGTGCTACGAAAAACTGCGGCGCGACACCTTAGCCGAAACTCAAATGACCAAAGCTTTGCAGGCAAACCAGGTATTTACCCCAGCTTACTTTGAACGGGGCATGATCCGGGCGACCTTGTTGAATACCTACCCGCAGGCAATTCAGGATTTTGATTCTTTTTTAAAGTTTCCGGGCACTAATGCCAAAATGCGCAATGAGGCTTTGCTGTACCGCGGTTATTGTTATTACTTGCTGGGGAAACCAGATAAATCTATTCCGGATTATGAACAAGCTTTGACCATGGATAGCCAAAGTGGTCGTTTGCTGTACTTACTAGGCAAAGCGTACTACGATTTAGATAGAAAAGACGAAGCCTGTACTAATTTTTTAAAAGCTTATAAGCGCGGCTATGGTTCGGCGGCGTACGATTTATATCAGTATTGTAAAATTAATGTAGATTAA
- a CDS encoding phage holin family protein — MNNDDKGSKTESLISNLMGYIDTRIDLIKLEIQTKLKEGFVGLLRAIVLGFAGFMALIFFNIFIGLLLNDLLDSHFWGFGIVTLFYVILLVIVILGVDKKLFTNMADKTFENTVYKDDKRNQPL; from the coding sequence ATGAATAACGACGACAAAGGTTCTAAAACGGAAAGCCTGATCAGCAACTTAATGGGTTATATTGATACCCGCATCGATCTGATAAAATTAGAAATACAAACAAAGCTGAAAGAAGGTTTTGTAGGCTTGCTACGCGCTATTGTGTTAGGCTTTGCCGGCTTTATGGCTTTAATCTTTTTTAATATCTTTATAGGATTGCTCTTAAATGATCTCCTGGATAGCCATTTCTGGGGATTTGGTATAGTTACTTTGTTCTATGTTATTTTATTAGTAATAGTAATATTAGGAGTAGATAAGAAACTATTTACTAATATGGCCGATAAAACATTCGAAAACACTGTATACAAAGACGATAAAAGAAATCAACCGTTATGA
- a CDS encoding catalase yields the protein MGAENEPRILTTRQGHPVTDNQNIRTVGNRGPATMENYHFIEKISHFDRERVPERVVHARGAGAHGVFEAYGTVGDQPIAKYTRAKLFQEKGKQTPVFVRFSTVGHGGHSPETLRDPRGFAVKFYTEDGNWDLVGNNLKIFFIRDAMKFPDLIHSQKPDPVTNIQSGERIFDFIANTPEATHMATFLFSPYGIPANYRQMQGSGVNTYKWVNADGEAVIVKYHWEPLQGIRNLTQAEAESIQAKNFNHATQDLFEAIKDGNFPQWELFVQIMSDDEHPELDFDPLDDTKIWPKDQFPWLPVGKMTLNRNPVDYFNEVELSAFGTGVLVDGLDFSDDKMLQGRTFSYSDTQRYRVGANYLQLPINAPLVKVATNQRGGQMSYKTDFAEGQNPHINYEPSFLGGLQEAPKAGKDYTPRYEANLLRQKIDRTNDFKQAGETYRNFEDWERDDLISNLVSTLSTCDKRIQDKMVEHFTLADEEYGRRVAEGLQLKLKDQSDKGPIGATSPKEGVEEAQRVSHESKPY from the coding sequence ATGGGGGCAGAAAACGAACCTCGAATTCTTACTACTCGTCAGGGGCATCCGGTAACTGATAATCAGAACATCCGCACCGTTGGTAACCGGGGTCCTGCTACCATGGAAAACTATCACTTCATCGAGAAAATCTCGCACTTCGACCGGGAACGGGTTCCGGAGCGCGTAGTGCACGCTCGGGGAGCAGGTGCCCATGGTGTTTTTGAAGCTTACGGAACCGTAGGGGATCAGCCAATAGCAAAATATACCAGAGCTAAATTATTTCAGGAAAAAGGAAAACAAACGCCGGTTTTTGTTCGGTTCTCTACCGTAGGTCATGGCGGCCATTCGCCGGAAACATTGCGTGACCCGCGCGGTTTTGCCGTTAAATTCTATACCGAAGATGGTAACTGGGATTTAGTAGGAAATAACCTGAAGATTTTCTTTATCCGGGATGCTATGAAATTTCCGGATTTAATTCACTCGCAAAAGCCAGATCCGGTTACTAACATCCAAAGCGGCGAGCGGATCTTTGATTTTATTGCCAATACTCCCGAAGCTACCCACATGGCAACGTTCCTGTTTTCGCCCTATGGCATTCCGGCCAACTACCGCCAAATGCAAGGTTCCGGCGTTAACACGTATAAATGGGTAAATGCCGACGGCGAAGCAGTAATAGTAAAATACCACTGGGAACCGCTGCAAGGCATACGTAACTTAACTCAAGCCGAGGCCGAATCTATCCAGGCCAAAAACTTTAACCACGCAACTCAGGATTTGTTTGAAGCTATTAAAGACGGTAATTTCCCTCAATGGGAATTGTTCGTGCAAATAATGAGCGATGACGAACATCCGGAACTGGATTTTGACCCATTGGATGATACTAAAATTTGGCCGAAAGACCAATTCCCTTGGTTGCCAGTTGGTAAAATGACCCTTAACCGGAACCCGGTTGATTACTTTAACGAAGTAGAACTTTCGGCTTTTGGTACCGGTGTTTTAGTAGACGGTTTGGATTTCTCGGATGACAAAATGTTGCAGGGCCGTACCTTCTCTTATTCGGATACCCAGCGTTACCGCGTAGGAGCTAACTATTTGCAGTTGCCAATTAATGCTCCACTTGTAAAAGTGGCAACAAACCAGCGTGGTGGACAAATGTCGTATAAAACAGATTTTGCCGAAGGGCAGAACCCACACATTAATTACGAGCCTTCTTTCTTAGGTGGTTTGCAGGAAGCTCCTAAAGCAGGTAAAGATTATACTCCACGCTACGAAGCCAACCTGTTACGTCAGAAAATTGACCGTACCAATGACTTTAAGCAAGCCGGCGAAACGTACCGCAACTTTGAGGATTGGGAACGCGATGACCTGATTTCTAACCTGGTAAGCACTCTGAGCACCTGCGATAAGCGCATCCAGGACAAGATGGTAGAGCACTTTACGCTGGCCGATGAAGAGTATGGCCGCCGTGTAGCCGAAGGTCTGCAACTTAAATTGAAAGACCAAAGCGACAAAGGACCAATCGGTGCTACTTCACCCAAAGAAGGGGTGGAAGAAGCCCAACGCGTTTCTCACGAATCTAAACCGTATTAA